taaatttaaaattggctaatgcccctactagtccttgttatgCCATACTGATGATGCTAATGATTGTTCCATGTACTGTCAATTGTCTAACCTgtcttgtctctgcccaggtcaagctgcaacatgcagtgccagttcaacaaagatgtaaaactacagctgaccacagaaaatatcactcacccttaggtGGACACCACTACGaagactctgaggcttgagactagcaagagggagaggcccaatgcccctcgccatcccagttcagcaggaagtagccagagagacctcgacgtccctattcccaaagaattgggcctcccatctcttgaggggggaatgttaggtagttagaatagggaaaaggagtccagaatggcagtcgctaaaagacctggaagggaaaagcccgcgaatatagaacaaaggaaggtccgaggaccggggtgagaacctcaggtaaaacaaacaacactcctggctggcccaatttacataagacaggtccagggacagagaaacatataaaaagaggaaccaaagtcctcttctctctctctctctctcccacgctatggggcactcttctcttcgcgtctttggatcgacgtgccctcatgcctcgaagatggattttcctgccattatctaaataaaatagagctgtaacactgagcggtaacactgatttatctaagagctataacacggtccggTCGAGACCTGAGAGCAATTCCCTGGGGAACATATTCGTCAGTCAGGTGAGTAAGGGCAGGCACCAGGGTGGGCTGGGGATGAGCTGGGAGGTATCTGATTAGGTGTTTTCTGTAGCTGCTGGAAGCTCTGGCCCAGCTTTGGGAGGACCAGCAAGTGCGTGTCCTGATCTTCAGGAGTGGAGTGAAGGGTGTGTTCCGAGCAGGTGGGTTTTCTTCCTTGCCCCCAACCCGGGGCTCAGCAGGGCTCCCACCGGCCTGCATTTAGGGGATACTTCAGTCATTTCTAGCACAagagtcagggcttcccaggtggcgctattgcTAATGAACCCGCCTggtgacacaggagacacgggttccatcctgAGTTGGgtacatcccctggaggaggaaattgcaacccactccagtattctcgcctgcagaatccccatgggcagaggagcctggcgggctacagtccacagggtcacagagtcggacatgactgaagcgaccacAGCACAGGACTCACTCCCACTGAAAGATGGGAACGCGGAGGGGCAATTCCTTGCTTAGAGCAACACAGCTAGTGAGAATTCAGTTAGAACTTGACCCCTCTGACCCCCAAATCCTTGTTCTTTCTGTTCTGACCCTTCATTGAGGAAATGAGAAAGTGGATTCCAAAGACACTCACCAGGTCTGTGGCCAAGACAGGACTGACTTACTGCCCCTTCGCCCACCGACAAGATCTCAGTCCCTTGTCAAAAAACTCTTCCACGTCTCTGCACCATTTGGTCCTCACAACAGGGCAAGCCCCACGCACTTCctttcaaagatgagaaatgCCGCATCCCTGGCCCACAACAAGAAGCAAGTGAAGGAGAGTTGAGAAAAGAACTGACTCTGGGGTGGCTGTGGAGGGCACTGGGGAGACGGAAAGAGGCTacagagggcgagggtgggaagcGAGTGATTCTTAGGTGGTTTCAAGGGCATGTGGCTCAGTCCCCAGACCTCAACTGCCAGGATCACGGTGAGcagcctggggagggaggtggcaagGGAAGTATGAGACCAGTCTGCCTGACCCCGCGACCCTGATCGAGGCCCTCCTCCTACTGCGGCCCCTTCCTTTGGCTCCCCCATGGTCTGACGTCTTCCATCACAGTCACTTCATGACTGTTAACCCCGCTCCTCATCCCCCCAGCGAAGAACAGGAAAGTAGGGGGCATGCGGGAGGTCTGAATCTGCCCCCGATTTGCCCTGGAATCCTGGGCTAGTCcctgtccctctctgggcctcagtttccccatttgtcaCTGAGGGGCTAGGACTAATCAGACTCCCAAGGGCTCTCCCAACTGACTTTCACATAATCGAGGACTTGCAGAGACTGTGTTCACCCCTTATTCGTGACTCAGGCTCCTGCCATCTGACCTCTGATGACCCTCCACCGTCATTCTCTCACCCAGGACCCTGCGTACCCCCACGCCACTGTCCCTGCACTCACTCCTCATCTACTTGACCTTTCAGCCTCCCCCACCAagcccttcttttaaaaaataattatacctGATGTAtgccaattatttctcaataaaacaggaaaaaatagttaataaaattttattactatttaatgtattttttgagttgtcacaaatatatacattacacaaaatttatatttgaatCACTCTGAAGTGTAAAATTCactggcattaagtacattcacaaggTTATTCAACAATCACCACTACCCATTTCAAAAACTATTCCCTCATCTCAGTAAACTATGTACTCATTAAGCAATTCCTCCCCATTTTCCTAACACCCAGTAACCTCCATTCTACTGTCTATCTTTACAAATTTGCCTACTCTGTGTCATACAAGTAGAATCATACATTTGTCCTTTCATagcttgcttatttcacttagcatcatgtacttcatgttcatccatgttgtagcatactGCAGAATTTCTATCCTTTTTACAAATGAATAATATTCCCTTTCACACATAtattccacattttgtttatccatctgttgatggacttggGTGGTtcccacattttggctattgtgattaatactgctatgaacattggtgtgctcGTATCTGCTTGagtccttgctttcaattctttgggacaTATACTTAGGAGTAAAGTGGCTGGACCATATCGTAATCCTATGTTGAACTTTGGGAGGAAGGAAGcaccaaaatatttttcacagcagctgtatcattttacattcatcAGAGTTCTCCACACCAATGTCaacacttttttgtttgttgtttataatAACCGTCTGAATGGGTACATAGCAATATCcttttgtggtttttatttgcatttccccaatgatGTTGAACACACTTTCCAGTGCTTACTGgcttatcttcttttttaaatatttatttggctgcactaggtctgaTTTGAGggatgcaggatcttcagtcttcattgtgacAAGCCACCTCTTAGTTCTGGCACGAGCGctctagttccccaactagggatcgaactcgggccACCTGCAATAGAAAGCCAGAATCTTAGCAACTGGACTAGCAGGGAAATCCCACTGGCTTATTTTCCTTGGCGAAATGTATATTCAAGTCCTTtgtgaggttttttgtgttttgttttgtttcgttttgcCACTCTGCACAGCTTGCATTATCTTAgtgccccacccagggatcaaaccatgtcccttgcagtggaatcatgtagtcttaaccactggacaaccagggaagtcctttgtatttgttttcagttGTAGGAAGTCTTTATATATCCTAGATATCAGTTCCTTACCAGATGTATGATTTGCCAGTATTTCCTTCCATTCGTGGGTTGTCTTTGCTCTcttgatagtgtcttttgatgcactagtttttaattttgatgaaatctaatttatctttttgttgttgttgtgtctctctttttttgaccaccctcctccctcctggacttccctggctgagttttcttggtgtttttctttcctctctggctGCTTCTCTTCAGGTTTCTATTGCTGGATCCTTTGACAGCCTGGGATTCGGTGCCAGGTCATTTCCCAAGGACTGTCACCCTTGCATCTGCAGGTGCAGACCTGAAGGAGCGGGAGCAGATGAGTGCAGCAGAAGAGGGGGTCTTTGTCCAGTGGCTCCGAGGCCTGATGACTGAGATTGGTGAGGGTTCTGGAGTGGGGGGGAGGAGGACATTCAGTGGTTCTGCTGATCCCAGTCTCACCAATCCACCATATTCTAAAGAGAGAATGGTTTCTGTTGTGAGCTCTATGGAGAGATGATTCTCCCAGGGAGAGGGGACAGGGACAAGGAATTCTACAAGGAGGAGGGTGTCACAAGGGTCCACAGGGCACTGGCTCCCCAGCATTAGTGCCCTGCTAGATCTGACCCCCAGCCCCTGTGCTCAGGGTACAAGCCTGGCCATGCCAGGGTCAACTTTAAGCAAGCATGCTTGCAGGCTTTGACAAATGCTTGTTCCTTTTTCTGGAATATCCCTCCTAGGCCATCTGAACTGTTTATGCATTCTTTAAGACCACCagtgcctcctcctccaggaagccacccCTGGCCCATCATCCAAGCTTCCTTTCTCAGATCACTGATCACCCTGAGTCGTCATCACCTGTTTGCCTGTCTGCATTCCCCATGTCGGATTCAGTTCTGCTCCCAGCACACAGAATGAGAAGGGAGAGCAAAAAGGCTGGTCCCGGGGAGGCCCACAGGAGGGTGGGCCTGACCAGGCATCACCCTGCCCATCCACCTCCCCACTCCTGTTCCCCAGCTGATCCCACAACTTTCCCCAGTGGGAAAACTGACTGCTAAGATAACCCGGCTGAGGTACCAGGAGAGGTCCCCAAGCTTGGGGCCAGTGAAGCCTTCTGTCACAACCAGCTAGACCGTCTCCTACCCTGAGACACTGTCCTGGTCCTACCAGGGCCTCGCAGGCTGAGCCGTCGTCCTTTGTCTCCACAGCAGCCTTCCCTGCACCCACCATTGCCGCTGTGGACGGGTTTGCCTTGGGTGGAGGCCTGGAACTTGCCCTGGCCTGTGACCTCCGAGTGGCAGGTACCGGGTACAGCGAGAGgtgtgggagggtgggagggaagagtGAGCGACACAAGCTGATTCTGGGGACTCTGCAGTCAGCCACTGCTCTCAGCTTGCCAACAAACCCCAGAACTAAAGGCAAAGTGGGGGCCAAGGAATTCAGGCGGTAGTGGCTCCCCCCTCACTGCCCAGCCCCTGACTACTACAGGGCTCGTCCCTTCTCAGAGTCAGCTGCCCTCAGCTCAGGACTGCTCATGCCAACCCCAGGGCAACTGCTGACACAACTAGAAAGAACATAGAGAGCGAAGGTTGGGGACAAACGTATCTCTTCAGTCTTCCAGTTCTGTCCAAGCCAGCTTTATCGATCATGTTGTGAACAAAGGTGAGCCAGGAGGGCAGTCTGCTACATGCCCAGTTAATCACAAGCATGACTGGGCAGGAACAGTGCCCTACAGTAGTTCTATCAGAATCCACAAAGGTTTGCAGTAGTAGATCAAAGAAACTGAACTTCGAAACGTGGAGGGCAGGGAGGATGAAGATAACTGATTGCTTTAACCTTGCTGACTTGGTGGTTAGGTGTGCCCTTTTTAGAGCAGATCAGAGAAGATTTGAGTGCCATAATGGTGCCACACTTTCTCGTGCCACCAAGCAAGaacttttgatctttttttttaacatgtagccCCAGGCATAGAGGGACTTTATATCCACATGATGCATAACAAAGAGAAGCCATCAAATACCAGGGCAGGTCATAGCACCAACTCTGGTTCTCACCTGCCTGTGTTTAGGGGAGCTAACTTGAAGGGATTGGTGGGTAGGAGGTGAATGTAAACCCCTCCCTCCCATACTTCATGGTTCACAGGGACTGTGTTGAGGGAATTCAGGAGAAGCCTATGGGGTGGGACACTCAAGGAGGGCTTCTCACAGGAAGTACAACTCAGAAAAAAGGATGTGGATCAGAATACAGGAAAATTTCCGGCTGACCAAACGCCTGGGGGGAAACTGGTGGAAGCAGGAGTCACTGACATTCTAGGCCAGACCTGAGCTAAGGAAGCATGAGACAGAGAATCCCTTAATTTACAAATAGGTACTGGGCACCATCCAGGAACCCGTCCTTGTTCCAAGCACCATGACCTCACTTGATCCTAAACAGTTCTATAAAGCAGGTAAAAGAGAGGTTATCAATTTTTTCCCCGTCcatgaggctcagaaaggctaaGAGAGTTGCTCAGTGAGTTGTGGAAGTAGGGTGAGTGTTGGGCCTCCTGACTTCCAGACTAGGGCTCTTCCAAAGGCAGCTACTGGAGAGGTCTGGCTATGGCCGCTCCGTGAGGGAAGTGTTGGCTGGAGGGGTGAGCAGAGCCCAGAGTGTCTCTTATCCTCAGGGACTGGTGCTAGAAGACAGGGTTGGGGCTTCACTCTGTTTTGTCTAAGCAGCTTCCTCGGCTGTCATGGGGCTGATCGAGACCACCCGAGGGCTCCTCCCAGGAGCAGGTAATAACACACACCATCCATCCTCTACCTGTTCAACTCCACTCTATCCAGCATAATTCCCTACTTTCCTCTCTTGCCCTATGTTCTGGGTTCTTCCCAACAGCCTAACCCCTAACAGTTCTTCCCAATCTCGTCCTCTGAGAGGTCTTGGCTGACTCCCAGCCAGGGCCTCCTCTGGGCCCCCATGTCCCATGAGGATTCACCACCCCTACTCCATCCTGGCAGGAGGGACTCAGAGGCTGCCTCGATGCCTGGGGGTGGCCCTGGCGAAGGAGCTCATCTTCACAGCCAACGACTGAGTGGGGCGCAGGCCCAGGCTCTGGGGCTGGTGAACCACGCTGTGGCCCAGAATGAGGAGGACAATGCCGCCTACTGCCGGGCCCGAGCCCTGGCCCAGGAGATCCTGCCCCAGCGGGCCTGAGCCACTGGGGTCATGGACGGGGATGCCGGGGGCAAGGACGTCTCATGCAACCACACAAAGTCCATTTCCCCAGatttataaaattaaccatctttTGTAGTTTTGCTTCCATTCAGCCATCTAGTAAATAATACTAAATCAGATTTTAAGTTAAAGTGAAAATTGAGTTCTGAGGGGCTGGGATCAATTAAGCTTGAAAATCCTCAGAACAGCCTGTAAAACAGAACTTCCTGAGATGATGCAAATGATCTCTATCTGTGCCATCCACTAAGGCAGTCACTAGCCACATGTTTGGTtgctatgtccaactctgtgtgaccccacagactgtagcccaccagactcctcttgtccatggtattttaccggcaagaatactggagtgggctaccatttccttcttcaggggatcttcccaacccagggactgaacctgaggcTCCTGCTTGCCAAGCAGTTTTTTACccttgagctacctgggaagccccactagcCACAttacttaaattaaaattttaatttctcaatTACAGTTCCCATATTTTAATGCTAATAGACACATTTGGCTGCTGGCTATTGTACTGGACAGTAAAGCATGAATGTGTCCCAAAATTGAAAATGCAAGATTCTTAAGCAGATAAAGAACTACCAGCCCATCTTTCAACCACACTACGTGGTGGAAAAGCACTTGAAATACATGATATAGGACATATGTTAAGACCCATACATTTTTGTTAATTCAAATAGCCTATTAGCATAGTCTCCCCAAAAGTTTAGGTACCCAGGGAGTAGGTTAGGCCCTGCCTACATGTAATCTCCAAGTATCTGCCTACATGTAGTCTCCAAGTATCTGAGAGGCTCCACTGGCTTCTCACTTCTCTGAGAGCCAGAGGGAGGTCCCAAGTTTCCACAAAGATAGGCAAGCAGCTGAAATGGAGCCAGGTTTTGTTAAGTTGTAATACTGACTGAGCCCATATGGCGCACCCTCATCCTTCAGACACAATCAGACGCAAACAATCCTGGGTACTAACAATCCAGTGTCCCAATGTTAGAACAATCAAGTTGAGGTGATTATCCCTGTCGTGTCTGTGCTATAACAGATCCAACAAAGTTAAGTGACTGCTCATCAAAGTAAAAGAAAGTGAATGCACCACCACAAAGACAGACACTATTTTGGCATTCATTCTGCATAATACAGAAATACATATAATAACTAGTATTTTAAAGAATGCAGAacatgagaaaatttttaaagaacaaactaAATCTTTAATGGAtttcaaatacaaaaaattaaagacatatgACAAAGgtcaaatataaaaatgttaactatattctatcattttaatattattaacagaaaagtatttgaattaatcacaaaaagtaaaaaagagttatcttattttaggagaaaaaaagtcTCCCTTTAAATAATCCTGcctctttttataattttgatatctttacttacttacttgctTAGTTACTTGAGGGCAAGGACTATAAAAACTGATGGTAAGTTTGGTTTAAAAGCAtttgttttgtcttcatttcttgtttatagtttcatcACATATAAATGGAGAGTCAGATGCTGTTTATTTTACTGATGTCAGTTTCTCTTATACTTGGTCAGAAAGTCTCTCAACTGATACAAAACTCTGAGTAACTCAGGGTAGTAGCTGATTACACTTCCATGGAGTGAGGGGCGCCTATTTGTATAGGGCTTGTCtttttgcataaaataaataactgggaCTTTGAGCTTGATCTCAAGATGATTCAGgcttcagatttttccatatgaaataatggtatttttttaattactagtatttcattatttaaaagtaGCTTTCTACACCAAGGgacttccctaatagctcagttggtaaagaatcgcctgcaatgcaggagaccactaTTCGATTCCTCAGTTGGTAAGATCCGCTacaggagggataggctaccccctccagtagtcttgggcttcccttgtggctcagctggtaaagaatctgcctgcgatgcaggagagctggatgtgatccctgggttgggaagatcccctggagaagggaaaggctacccactcctgtattctggcctggagaatttgcagagttggacacaactgatggactttcactttctacaccAAATCAACATCATACCGAAAACTAGTACTAGAATATCACTAATGCAAATGCTGGGACATTCTGATGCAACCTGTTTAACTTCCAGGGGAGTTACTGAGTGCCACTGAGTGCCAAGTATTAAGATTccctatgctgctgctaagtcacttcagtcgtgtccgactc
This portion of the Cervus canadensis isolate Bull #8, Minnesota chromosome 2, ASM1932006v1, whole genome shotgun sequence genome encodes:
- the ECHDC2 gene encoding LOW QUALITY PROTEIN: enoyl-CoA hydratase domain-containing protein 2, mitochondrial (The sequence of the model RefSeq protein was modified relative to this genomic sequence to represent the inferred CDS: inserted 1 base in 1 codon; substituted 1 base at 1 genomic stop codon); this translates as MEGGFTNSSPPYPYNTVRSRPESNSLGNIFVSQLLEALAQLWEDQQVRVLIFRSGVKGVFRAGADLKEREQMSAAEEGVFVQWLRGLMTEIAAFPAPTIAAVDGFALGGGLELALACDLRVAASSAVMGLIETTRGLLPGAGGTQRLPRCLGVALAKELIFTXQRLSGAQAQALGLVNHAVAQNEEDNAAYCRARALAQEILPQRAXATGAPIAVRLSKVAIDRGIEVRGFWVGT